A single window of Anomaloglossus baeobatrachus isolate aAnoBae1 chromosome 5, aAnoBae1.hap1, whole genome shotgun sequence DNA harbors:
- the RPL38 gene encoding LOW QUALITY PROTEIN: large ribosomal subunit protein eL38 (The sequence of the model RefSeq protein was modified relative to this genomic sequence to represent the inferred CDS: inserted 1 base in 1 codon) — protein MPRKIEEIKDFLLTARRKDAKSVKIKKNKDNVKFKVRCSKYXYTLVITDKEKAEKLKQSLPPGLSVKELK, from the exons ATG CCTCGCAAAATTGAAGAGATCAAAGATTTCCTGCTGACAGCCAGGAGAAAGGATGCAAAGT CTGTCAAGATTAAGAAAAACAAGGACAATGTGAAGTTCAAGGTTCGCTGCAGCAAAT TGTACACATTGGTCATCACAGACAAAGAGAAGGCAGAGAAACTGAAACAGTCCCTTCCTCCTG GTCTGTCCGTGAAAGAACTGAAGTAA